In Fimbriiglobus ruber, a genomic segment contains:
- the metH gene encoding methionine synthase: MPTDFLSLARERVVILDGGMGTSLHRYKPTDKDWGYGPDGKSLMNLSDALVYTHPQWIKEIHQGFFAAGCDAVETNTFNANVIGLGEFKMADKIDEINRANIRLAKEAAAEFATADRPRFVVGSVGPGTKMPSLTDPAIWVDFDTLADAYRPQLRAMIDERVDAILVETCFDILQAKCVAITAIEEMERAGVRIPLMVQLTIIDANQKMLPGTDIPTALVALADLTGIDVIGMNCGVGPDLMLSSFKHLSQHSDKLLSVLPNAGLPETRGSEAYFPLAPEPLADWLERFVTEFGANIIGGCCGTTHAHLKAVCDRLHGRKPVARKPVYLPAVSSLQSAQDLVVDQRPLLVGERTNTNGSRKFKQLLEKDDWHGLVEMAQEQEREGAHILDVCVDYVGRDGVRDMKEVVKRYNAVLTKPLMLDSTEVPVIEAALKLCSGKTIINSINLEDGRKTLDPKTILAKKYGAALVALTIDEKGQADTADWKFEVAKRIYDIVVHEYGIPPTDLMFDPLVFPLSTGQEQTRKSAIATFDAIRRIKTELPGALTHIGLSNCSFGLAPYTRQVLNSVYLHYALEHGLDSAILHSSKILPLARIDDTGRELCRRLLFDDRADGDPLHQLIEHYADKKVESKKGSSLGETVEERLKQAIIQGRRESLIADLETARGLHSPLDIINRVLLDGMKTVGDLFGSGQMQLPFVLQSAEVMKAAVAYLEQFMEKVEGAEKGKIVLATVKGDVHDIGKNLVDIILTNNGYKVFNIGIKQPIENMITEFQKANADAIGMSGLLVKSTVVMKEDLITLNDRGLAPPVILGGAALNRRYVEHDLRDIYRGPLYFGEDAFAGLRIMDELVTRKKLENAGSIAIKGVMQPRGRADADRPRAIEKAPRSHTPCPGCCPAHDAAAALRYRRSPTLPQSPDIPVPPFLGLRARTDFALKDVFRFLNERTLFSTQWGFRKAGVKPAEYERQMQTEALPALERLKAWCLAENILRPAVTYGYFPAAADGNTLVVYGDDHMTPRQSFEFPRQDWGEYLCLSDYVEPARDGRAVDYVAFAAVTAGHEVSVQAMKLKESGQYKDYLYLHGLGVETAEALAEYFHQQLRREWGIGGADSPVVQKLFKGHYRGKRYGFGYPACPNLEDQAGLFKLIEPERVGITLTDTFQLEPEQSTTAIIMHHPNAKYFNIQRGGTIGDEGDE, encoded by the coding sequence ATGCCGACCGACTTCCTCAGCCTCGCCCGCGAACGCGTCGTCATTCTCGACGGCGGGATGGGGACCAGCCTTCACCGCTACAAACCGACCGACAAGGACTGGGGCTACGGGCCGGACGGCAAGTCGCTGATGAACCTGTCCGACGCCCTCGTCTACACGCACCCGCAATGGATCAAGGAGATCCACCAGGGATTCTTCGCCGCCGGGTGCGACGCGGTCGAGACGAACACGTTCAACGCCAACGTGATCGGACTCGGCGAGTTCAAGATGGCCGACAAGATCGACGAGATCAACCGGGCCAACATCCGGCTCGCGAAGGAAGCCGCCGCCGAGTTCGCCACCGCGGACCGCCCGCGGTTCGTGGTCGGATCGGTCGGCCCGGGTACGAAGATGCCGTCGCTCACCGACCCGGCCATCTGGGTCGACTTCGATACCCTCGCCGACGCCTACCGCCCGCAACTCCGGGCCATGATCGACGAGCGGGTCGACGCCATCCTGGTCGAGACCTGTTTCGACATCCTCCAGGCGAAGTGCGTCGCCATCACCGCGATCGAGGAGATGGAGCGCGCCGGCGTCCGCATCCCGCTGATGGTCCAACTCACCATCATCGACGCGAACCAGAAGATGCTCCCCGGGACGGACATCCCGACCGCCCTGGTCGCCCTCGCGGACCTCACCGGGATCGATGTCATCGGCATGAACTGCGGCGTCGGCCCGGACCTGATGCTGTCCAGCTTCAAGCACCTGAGCCAGCACAGCGACAAGCTACTCAGCGTGCTACCGAACGCCGGCCTGCCCGAGACGCGCGGGAGCGAAGCGTACTTCCCGCTCGCCCCCGAGCCGCTCGCCGACTGGCTGGAGCGGTTCGTTACCGAGTTCGGAGCGAACATCATCGGCGGGTGCTGCGGGACGACCCACGCCCACCTCAAGGCAGTCTGCGACCGTCTGCACGGCCGCAAGCCCGTCGCGCGGAAACCGGTCTACCTGCCGGCGGTGTCGAGCTTGCAAAGCGCGCAAGACCTCGTGGTGGACCAAAGACCGCTACTCGTCGGCGAGCGGACGAACACGAACGGCTCGCGGAAGTTCAAGCAACTTCTCGAAAAAGACGACTGGCACGGCCTAGTCGAAATGGCCCAGGAGCAGGAGCGCGAGGGCGCCCACATCCTCGACGTGTGCGTCGACTACGTCGGCCGCGACGGCGTCCGCGACATGAAGGAAGTCGTCAAGCGGTACAACGCCGTGCTGACGAAGCCGCTCATGCTCGACAGCACCGAGGTGCCGGTCATCGAGGCCGCGCTGAAGCTGTGTAGCGGCAAGACGATCATCAACTCGATCAACCTCGAAGACGGCCGGAAGACGCTCGACCCGAAGACGATACTCGCGAAGAAGTACGGGGCCGCCCTCGTCGCCCTGACGATCGACGAGAAGGGCCAGGCGGACACCGCGGACTGGAAATTCGAGGTGGCCAAGCGGATCTACGACATCGTGGTCCACGAGTACGGCATCCCGCCGACCGACCTCATGTTCGACCCGCTCGTCTTCCCCCTTTCAACCGGGCAGGAGCAAACGCGGAAGTCCGCGATCGCGACCTTCGACGCGATCCGCCGGATCAAGACCGAGCTACCCGGCGCGCTCACGCACATCGGGCTATCGAACTGCTCGTTCGGGCTCGCCCCGTACACCCGGCAGGTACTGAACTCGGTCTACCTGCACTACGCCCTGGAGCACGGCCTCGATTCGGCCATCCTCCACTCGTCGAAGATCCTCCCGCTCGCCCGGATCGACGACACGGGCCGGGAGCTCTGCCGCCGGCTGCTGTTCGACGACCGGGCGGACGGCGACCCGCTCCACCAACTGATCGAACACTACGCGGACAAGAAGGTCGAGTCCAAGAAGGGGTCGAGCCTCGGCGAGACCGTCGAGGAGCGACTCAAGCAGGCGATCATTCAGGGCCGCCGAGAGTCGCTGATCGCCGACCTCGAAACGGCGCGCGGCCTGCACTCCCCGCTCGACATCATCAACCGCGTCCTGCTCGACGGCATGAAAACGGTCGGCGACCTGTTCGGCTCGGGCCAGATGCAGCTCCCCTTCGTCCTCCAGTCCGCGGAGGTGATGAAGGCGGCCGTCGCCTACCTCGAACAGTTCATGGAGAAGGTCGAGGGAGCGGAGAAGGGGAAGATCGTCCTCGCGACGGTCAAGGGAGATGTGCACGACATCGGCAAGAACCTCGTGGACATCATCCTGACCAACAACGGGTACAAGGTGTTCAACATCGGCATCAAGCAGCCGATCGAGAACATGATTACCGAGTTCCAGAAGGCGAACGCGGACGCCATCGGCATGTCCGGCCTCCTGGTGAAATCGACTGTGGTGATGAAGGAAGACCTCATCACCCTGAACGACCGCGGCCTCGCCCCGCCCGTCATCCTTGGCGGCGCGGCCCTCAACCGGCGGTACGTCGAACACGACCTGCGGGACATTTACCGCGGCCCGCTGTACTTCGGCGAAGACGCGTTCGCCGGCCTCCGCATCATGGACGAGTTGGTGACACGTAAAAAGCTGGAAAACGCCGGCAGCATAGCCATCAAGGGCGTGATGCAGCCCCGCGGCCGGGCGGACGCGGACCGGCCGCGGGCGATCGAGAAGGCGCCCCGCAGCCACACGCCTTGCCCCGGTTGCTGCCCCGCGCACGACGCGGCTGCGGCCCTGCGCTACCGTCGTTCGCCGACGCTCCCGCAGTCTCCGGACATCCCGGTACCGCCGTTCCTCGGGTTACGCGCCCGGACCGACTTCGCGCTCAAGGACGTATTCCGGTTCCTGAACGAGCGGACGCTGTTCAGCACGCAATGGGGCTTCCGCAAGGCGGGTGTGAAGCCGGCGGAATATGAGCGGCAGATGCAGACCGAGGCGCTGCCCGCCCTCGAACGCCTTAAAGCGTGGTGCCTGGCCGAGAACATCCTCCGTCCGGCCGTGACCTACGGCTACTTCCCGGCCGCGGCCGACGGGAACACGCTCGTCGTTTACGGCGACGACCACATGACCCCGCGGCAGTCGTTCGAGTTCCCGCGGCAAGACTGGGGCGAATACCTCTGCCTGTCCGACTACGTGGAGCCGGCCCGGGACGGCCGCGCGGTCGACTACGTGGCGTTCGCGGCCGTCACCGCCGGGCACGAGGTCAGTGTCCAGGCGATGAAGTTGAAGGAAAGCGGGCAGTACAAGGACTACCTGTACCTGCACGGGTTGGGCGTGGAGACGGCCGAGGCGCTGGCCGAATACTTCCACCAGCAGCTCCGGCGCGAGTGGGGCATCGGCGGGGCGGACTCGCCGGTCGTCCAGAAACTGTTCAAGGGGCACTACCGCGGCAAGCGGTACGGCTTCGGCTACCCGGCGTGCCCGAACCTGGAAGACCAGGCCGGGTTGTTCAAACTCATCGAGCCGGAGCGGGTCGGCATCACCCTCACGGACACCTTCCAGCTCGAACCGGAGCAATCGACGACCGCGATCATCATGCACCACCCGAACGCGAAATATTTCAACATCCAGCGCGGCGGCACGATCGGGGACGAAGGCGACGAATAA
- a CDS encoding ABC transporter ATP-binding protein, with protein sequence MGDPTPSPSHDPAIRIDGLRVHYGSFAAVDGLSLDIRRGELFGLLGPNGAGKSTTIRVLIGQRQPTAGRVTVAGHDVVREWAAIKPLFGYVPDRENHFEEFTGRRNLEFFADLYAAPRLRVRDCLRMVELEEAANLPVRGYSLGMRRKLLLARALLHEPKILYLDEPTANLDIHSAEVVHRILRERVAAGATVVLTTHDMDEVEKICDRVGIVCKGKLVALDSPLALKQEHTERQADVILHSGERLAFDMDADADRQRLAETVRAGHVASIRTREFDFHATFLKLTGQSFE encoded by the coding sequence GTGGGAGATCCTACCCCTTCGCCCTCGCACGACCCCGCGATCCGCATCGACGGGCTCCGCGTCCACTACGGCTCGTTCGCGGCGGTGGACGGGCTGAGCCTGGACATCCGCCGGGGTGAACTGTTCGGCCTGCTCGGGCCGAACGGGGCCGGCAAGTCCACGACCATCCGCGTCCTCATCGGCCAGCGGCAGCCGACCGCCGGGCGGGTGACCGTGGCCGGGCACGACGTGGTCCGCGAGTGGGCCGCGATCAAGCCGCTGTTCGGCTACGTCCCGGACCGCGAGAACCACTTCGAGGAGTTCACCGGCCGGCGAAATCTCGAATTCTTCGCCGACCTGTACGCCGCCCCGCGCCTCCGCGTCCGCGACTGCCTGCGAATGGTGGAACTGGAAGAGGCCGCGAACCTCCCGGTCCGCGGGTACTCGCTCGGAATGCGCCGCAAGCTCCTTCTTGCCCGTGCCTTGCTCCACGAGCCGAAAATCCTCTACCTGGACGAGCCCACCGCCAACCTCGACATCCACTCGGCCGAGGTCGTTCACCGCATCTTGCGGGAGCGGGTCGCGGCCGGGGCGACCGTCGTTCTCACCACGCACGACATGGACGAGGTGGAGAAGATCTGCGACCGGGTCGGGATCGTGTGCAAGGGCAAGCTCGTGGCCCTCGACTCGCCGCTCGCGCTCAAACAAGAACACACCGAGCGGCAGGCGGACGTGATCCTGCACTCCGGCGAGCGGCTCGCGTTCGACATGGATGCGGACGCCGACCGCCAGCGACTGGCCGAGACCGTCCGCGCCGGCCACGTCGCGAGCATCCGCACCCGCGAGTTCGATTTCCACGCGACGTTTTTGAAGTTGACTGGCCAGTCGTTCGAGTGA
- a CDS encoding Ig-like domain-containing protein, with the protein MIPYRSALILLGAIALAAGAAEPAKIRLSTDGKAIELPGVDAAVAPRVSVVVAVGSDKETAARPPIPGSTRVVDGVVRFEPRFPLTPGVTYRVTAGDVSSDVIVPKVKREPTTTIAAVYPTGDRLPENTLRLYIHFSAPMTRGDVYQHIKLHTADGKQVVQPFLELDEELWSADGKRFTLLFDPGRIKRGLKPREDLGPALEEGKSYTLTIDRAWEDENGVPLKVGFQKSFSVGPPDDEPIDPEKWRITPPAAGGVASLAVAFEKPLDHALLHRMVWVVGPGGKKLAGEIVVAGDQKAWSFRPRAAWVAGEYQLMTDTRLEDRCGNRVGEPFEIDVFKPVQKKIEGKTVSKAFEVK; encoded by the coding sequence ATGATCCCTTATCGCAGCGCCCTGATCTTGTTAGGCGCGATCGCCCTCGCTGCCGGCGCCGCGGAACCGGCGAAGATCCGGCTCTCGACCGATGGCAAAGCGATCGAACTACCCGGCGTGGATGCGGCCGTCGCGCCCCGCGTCTCCGTTGTGGTAGCCGTGGGGAGCGACAAGGAGACGGCCGCCCGTCCGCCCATTCCGGGGTCGACGCGGGTCGTGGACGGCGTGGTGCGGTTCGAGCCGCGGTTCCCGCTCACTCCGGGCGTCACCTATCGGGTGACGGCGGGCGACGTGTCCAGCGATGTCATCGTTCCGAAAGTGAAGCGCGAGCCCACGACTACCATCGCCGCCGTTTACCCGACCGGCGACCGACTGCCCGAGAACACGCTCCGCCTCTACATCCATTTCTCCGCCCCGATGACACGCGGCGACGTTTACCAACACATCAAGCTCCATACTGCCGACGGGAAGCAAGTCGTCCAGCCGTTCCTCGAACTCGACGAAGAATTGTGGTCCGCCGACGGCAAGCGGTTCACCCTGCTCTTCGACCCCGGCCGCATCAAGCGCGGTCTCAAGCCGCGGGAAGACCTGGGGCCGGCGTTGGAGGAAGGGAAGTCGTACACACTCACGATCGACCGCGCCTGGGAGGACGAGAACGGGGTGCCGCTCAAGGTGGGCTTCCAGAAGTCGTTCTCGGTCGGCCCGCCGGACGACGAGCCGATCGATCCGGAAAAGTGGCGGATCACCCCGCCGGCGGCCGGTGGTGTCGCATCACTCGCCGTTGCGTTCGAAAAGCCGCTCGACCACGCGCTGTTGCACCGCATGGTCTGGGTCGTCGGGCCTGGCGGGAAGAAACTGGCTGGCGAAATCGTTGTCGCGGGCGACCAAAAGGCGTGGTCGTTCCGCCCGCGAGCCGCGTGGGTCGCAGGTGAGTACCAGCTCATGACCGACACCCGGCTCGAAGACCGGTGCGGGAACCGCGTGGGCGAGCCGTTCGAGATCGACGTGTTCAAGCCGGTTCAGAAGAAGATCGAGGGCAAGACCGTTTCGAAGGCATTTGAGGTGAAGTGA
- a CDS encoding ABC transporter permease, with protein sequence MRIYILRALLVKEVQRHFANRGGIALAGLLVVAALLLSVFNPGAGAGGTGGGALVDGVHRCIVRYNDETPFVRELSSHVPPALGPSVMFQQVPANLNELVQDPPGTGAIWVRETYDAATGRPKRVVTIEHPPELAAAMAPYEAWLWRAARDARQTEAVAYLRAVGADPSRLIAPDPGADDLWAVRDSFHQLDAQVARLRDAAPGPATIPPPVPIEFKREGIGAKTLDFRSAIATGMVVFALYFSCVYLLPTLNCEERERGVLLAQALSPASPAEILTAKFLFYPALGIGLAATLAGIYKFEILETLFFWLALLAMATGFLGIGMTVATLAKTQRAAFMGSMCYLLSVALVLMICQQNGIPGIPYLALEFHGPRVLHAAITMSYTTEHWIHLAAAAGLAGCWVAVAGWLFRRRGWQ encoded by the coding sequence ATGCGCATCTACATCCTTCGGGCGTTACTGGTCAAGGAAGTGCAGCGGCACTTCGCGAACCGGGGCGGGATCGCGCTCGCCGGGTTGCTCGTCGTCGCCGCACTGCTCCTGTCGGTGTTCAACCCCGGGGCCGGGGCGGGCGGGACCGGGGGCGGGGCGCTCGTGGACGGGGTCCACCGGTGCATAGTCCGGTACAACGACGAGACGCCATTCGTCAGGGAATTAAGTAGTCACGTCCCGCCGGCCCTCGGGCCGTCGGTGATGTTTCAACAAGTCCCCGCGAACCTGAACGAACTCGTCCAAGACCCGCCGGGCACGGGCGCGATCTGGGTTCGCGAGACGTATGACGCGGCCACCGGCCGGCCGAAGCGGGTCGTGACGATCGAACACCCGCCCGAGTTGGCCGCCGCGATGGCCCCTTACGAGGCGTGGCTCTGGCGGGCCGCCCGCGACGCCCGACAGACGGAAGCGGTCGCCTACCTCCGGGCCGTCGGGGCCGACCCCAGCCGCTTGATTGCCCCGGACCCGGGGGCCGACGACCTGTGGGCCGTCCGCGACTCGTTCCACCAACTCGACGCCCAGGTCGCCCGGTTGCGGGACGCCGCTCCCGGCCCCGCGACGATTCCGCCCCCGGTGCCCATCGAGTTCAAGCGCGAGGGGATCGGCGCCAAGACGCTCGACTTCCGGTCCGCGATCGCGACCGGCATGGTCGTGTTCGCGCTCTATTTCTCGTGCGTTTACCTGCTGCCGACGCTGAACTGCGAGGAGCGGGAGCGGGGGGTGTTGTTGGCACAAGCGTTATCCCCGGCATCGCCGGCCGAGATCCTGACCGCGAAATTCTTGTTTTACCCGGCACTCGGCATCGGACTGGCTGCCACCCTGGCCGGGATTTACAAATTCGAGATTCTGGAAACACTGTTCTTTTGGCTCGCGTTACTCGCGATGGCGACCGGGTTCCTCGGCATCGGCATGACGGTCGCGACACTCGCGAAGACGCAGCGGGCCGCGTTTATGGGTTCGATGTGCTACCTGCTCTCGGTCGCGCTGGTGTTGATGATTTGCCAGCAGAACGGGATTCCCGGCATCCCGTACCTCGCGCTCGAGTTCCATGGCCCGCGGGTGCTGCACGCCGCCATCACCATGAGCTACACGACCGAACACTGGATTCACCTCGCGGCGGCCGCCGGACTTGCCGGGTGCTGGGTCGCCGTCGCGGGCTGGCTCTTCCGGCGCCGCGGGTGGCAGTAG